A stretch of the Enterobacter mori genome encodes the following:
- the rplF gene encoding 50S ribosomal protein L6 — protein sequence MSRVAKAPVVIPAGVDVKIDGQVITIKGKNGELTRTLNKAVEVKHADNALTFGPRDGFVDGWAQAGTARALLNSMVVGVTEGFTKKLQLVGVGYRAAIKGNAVGLSLGFSHPVEHPLPAGITAECPTQTEIVLKGADKQLIGQVAADLRAYRRPEPYKGKGVRYADEVVRTKEAKKK from the coding sequence ATGTCTCGTGTTGCTAAAGCACCGGTCGTTATTCCTGCCGGCGTTGATGTAAAAATCGACGGTCAGGTTATTACGATCAAAGGTAAAAACGGCGAGCTGACTCGTACCCTCAACAAAGCTGTTGAAGTTAAACATGCAGATAACGCTCTGACCTTCGGTCCACGTGATGGTTTCGTGGATGGATGGGCTCAGGCTGGTACCGCGCGTGCCCTGCTGAACTCAATGGTTGTTGGTGTTACCGAAGGCTTCACTAAAAAGCTTCAGCTGGTTGGTGTAGGTTATCGTGCAGCTATCAAAGGGAATGCAGTAGGCCTGTCTCTGGGCTTCTCACACCCTGTTGAGCATCCGCTGCCGGCCGGTATCACTGCAGAATGTCCGACTCAAACTGAAATCGTGCTGAAAGGCGCTGATAAACAGCTGATCGGTCAGGTTGCAGCAGATCTGCGCGCCTACCGTCGTCCTGAGCCTTACAAAGGCAAGGGTGTTCGTTACGCCGACGAAGTCGTGCGTACCAAAGAGGCTAAGAAGAAGTAA
- the rpmD gene encoding 50S ribosomal protein L30 produces MAKTIKITQTRSAIGRLPKHKATLLGLGLRRIGHTVEREDTPAVRGMVNAVYFMVKVEE; encoded by the coding sequence ATGGCAAAGACTATTAAAATCACTCAAACCCGCAGTGCAATCGGTCGTCTGCCGAAACACAAGGCAACGCTGCTTGGCCTGGGTCTGCGTCGTATTGGTCATACCGTTGAGCGCGAGGATACTCCTGCTGTTCGTGGTATGGTCAACGCGGTTTACTTCATGGTTAAAGTTGAGGAGTAA
- the rplO gene encoding 50S ribosomal protein L15 has translation MRLNTLSPAEGSKKAGKRLGRGIGSGLGKTGGRGHKGQNSRSGGGVRRGFEGGQMPLYRRLPKFGFTSRKAAITAEIRLSDLAKVEGGVVDLNTLKAANIIGIQIEFAKVILAGEVSTPVTVRGLRVTKGARAAIEAAGGKIEE, from the coding sequence ATGCGTTTAAATACTCTGTCTCCGGCCGAAGGCTCTAAAAAGGCGGGTAAACGCCTGGGTCGTGGTATCGGTTCTGGCCTCGGCAAAACCGGTGGTCGTGGTCACAAAGGTCAGAACTCTCGTTCTGGCGGTGGCGTACGTCGCGGTTTCGAGGGTGGCCAGATGCCACTGTACCGTCGTCTGCCGAAGTTCGGCTTCACCTCTCGCAAAGCAGCGATCACAGCGGAAATCCGTCTGTCTGACCTGGCGAAAGTTGAAGGCGGCGTTGTAGACCTGAACACGCTGAAAGCAGCAAACATTATCGGTATCCAGATCGAGTTCGCGAAAGTGATCCTGGCTGGTGAAGTTTCTACTCCGGTAACTGTTCGTGGCCTGCGTGTTACTAAAGGTGCTCGTGCTGCTATCGAAGCTGCTGGCGGTAAAATTGAGGAATAA
- the rplP gene encoding 50S ribosomal protein L16, whose protein sequence is MLQPKRTKFRKVHKGRNRGLAQGTDVSFGTFGLKAVGRGRLTARQIEAARRAMTRAVKRQGKIWIRVFPDKPITEKPLEVRMGKGKGNVEYWVALIQPGKVLYEMDGVPEELAREAFGLAAAKLPIKTTFVTKTVM, encoded by the coding sequence ATGTTACAACCAAAGCGTACAAAATTCCGTAAAGTGCACAAAGGCCGCAACCGTGGTCTGGCGCAGGGTACGGATGTTAGCTTCGGCACTTTCGGTCTGAAAGCTGTTGGCCGTGGTCGTCTGACTGCACGTCAGATCGAAGCAGCACGTCGTGCAATGACCCGTGCAGTTAAGCGTCAAGGTAAGATCTGGATCCGTGTATTCCCGGACAAACCGATCACCGAGAAGCCACTGGAAGTTCGTATGGGTAAAGGTAAAGGTAACGTGGAGTACTGGGTTGCCTTGATCCAACCGGGCAAAGTCCTTTATGAAATGGACGGTGTTCCGGAAGAGCTGGCCCGTGAAGCCTTCGGCCTGGCAGCAGCGAAACTGCCTATCAAAACCACCTTTGTAACTAAGACGGTGATGTAA
- the rpsM gene encoding 30S ribosomal protein S13, with product MARIAGINIPDQKHAVIALTSIYGVGKTRSKAILAAAGIAEDVKISELSEEQIDTLRDEVAKFVVEGDLRREISMSIKRLMDLGCYRGLRHRRGLPVRGQRTKTNARTRKGPRKPIKK from the coding sequence GTGGCCCGTATAGCAGGCATTAACATTCCTGATCAGAAACATGCTGTGATCGCATTAACTTCGATCTACGGCGTCGGCAAGACCCGTTCTAAAGCCATTCTGGCTGCAGCGGGTATCGCTGAAGATGTTAAGATCAGTGAGCTGTCTGAAGAACAAATCGACACGCTGCGTGACGAAGTTGCCAAATTTGTCGTTGAAGGTGATCTGCGCCGTGAAATCAGCATGAGCATCAAGCGCCTGATGGATCTTGGTTGCTATCGCGGTTTGCGTCATCGTCGTGGTCTGCCAGTGCGCGGTCAGCGTACTAAGACCAACGCACGTACCCGTAAGGGTCCGCGCAAACCGATCAAGAAATAA
- the rplX gene encoding 50S ribosomal protein L24, with translation MAAKIRRDDEVIVLTGKDKGKRGKVKNVLSSGKLVVEGINLVKKHQKPVPALNQPGGIVEKEAAIQVSNVAIFNAATGKADRVGFRFEDGKKVRFFKSNSETIK, from the coding sequence ATGGCAGCGAAAATCCGTCGTGATGACGAAGTTATCGTGTTAACCGGTAAAGATAAAGGTAAACGCGGTAAAGTAAAAAATGTTCTGTCTTCCGGCAAACTTGTCGTTGAAGGTATCAACCTGGTTAAGAAACATCAGAAGCCGGTTCCGGCCCTGAACCAACCAGGCGGCATCGTTGAAAAAGAAGCTGCTATTCAGGTTTCTAACGTTGCAATCTTCAATGCGGCTACCGGCAAGGCTGACCGTGTAGGCTTTAGATTCGAAGACGGCAAAAAAGTCCGTTTCTTCAAGTCTAACAGCGAAACTATCAAGTAA
- the rpmJ gene encoding 50S ribosomal protein L36, which translates to MKVRASVKKLCRNCKIVKRDGVIRVICSAEPKHKQRQG; encoded by the coding sequence ATGAAAGTTCGTGCTTCCGTCAAGAAATTATGCCGTAACTGCAAAATCGTTAAGCGTGATGGTGTCATCCGTGTGATTTGCAGTGCCGAGCCGAAGCATAAACAGCGCCAAGGCTGA
- the rplR gene encoding 50S ribosomal protein L18 → MDKKSARIRRATRARRKLKELGATRLVVHRTPRHIYAQVIAPNGSEVLVAASTVEKAISEQLKYTGNKDAAAAVGKAVAERALEKGISNVSFDRSGFQYHGRVQALADAAREAGLQF, encoded by the coding sequence ATGGATAAGAAATCTGCTCGTATCCGTCGTGCGACCCGCGCACGCCGCAAGCTCAAAGAGCTGGGTGCAACTCGCCTGGTGGTACATCGTACCCCGCGTCATATTTACGCACAGGTAATTGCACCGAACGGTTCTGAAGTTCTGGTAGCTGCTTCTACTGTAGAAAAAGCTATCTCAGAACAATTGAAGTACACCGGTAACAAAGACGCCGCTGCAGCTGTAGGTAAAGCTGTTGCTGAACGCGCTCTGGAAAAAGGCATCAGCAATGTTTCCTTTGACCGTTCCGGGTTCCAATATCATGGTCGTGTCCAGGCACTGGCAGATGCTGCCCGTGAAGCTGGCCTTCAGTTCTAA
- the rpsH gene encoding 30S ribosomal protein S8 has product MSMQDPIADMLTRIRNGQAANKVAVTMPSAKLKVAIANVLKEEGFIEDFKVEGDTKPELELTLKYFQGKAVVESIQRVSRPGLRIYKKKDELPKVMAGLGIAVVSTSKGVMTDRAARQAGLGGEIICYVA; this is encoded by the coding sequence ATGAGCATGCAAGATCCGATCGCGGATATGCTGACCCGTATCCGTAACGGTCAGGCCGCGAACAAAGTTGCGGTCACCATGCCTTCCGCCAAGCTGAAAGTGGCAATTGCCAACGTGCTGAAGGAAGAAGGTTTTATCGAAGATTTTAAAGTTGAAGGCGACACCAAGCCGGAACTGGAACTTACTCTCAAGTATTTCCAGGGTAAAGCTGTTGTAGAAAGCATTCAGCGTGTCAGCCGCCCAGGCCTGCGCATCTATAAGAAAAAAGATGAGCTGCCAAAAGTTATGGCTGGTCTTGGTATCGCAGTTGTTTCTACCTCTAAAGGTGTTATGACTGATCGTGCAGCGCGCCAGGCTGGTCTTGGTGGCGAAATTATCTGCTACGTAGCCTAA
- the rpsQ gene encoding 30S ribosomal protein S17 — translation MTDKIRTLQGRVVSDKMEKSIVVAIERIVKHPIYGKFIKRTTKLHVHDENNECGIGDKVEIRECRPLSKTKSWTLVRVVEKAVL, via the coding sequence ATGACCGATAAAATCCGTACTCTGCAAGGTCGTGTTGTTAGCGACAAAATGGAGAAATCCATTGTTGTAGCTATCGAACGTATTGTGAAACACCCGATCTACGGTAAATTCATCAAACGTACGACCAAACTGCACGTACATGACGAGAACAACGAATGTGGTATCGGCGACAAGGTTGAAATCCGTGAATGCCGTCCACTGTCCAAGACTAAGTCCTGGACGCTGGTTCGCGTTGTAGAGAAAGCGGTTCTGTAA
- a CDS encoding DNA-directed RNA polymerase subunit alpha yields MQGSVTEFLKPRLVDIEQVSSTHAKVTLEPLERGFGHTLGNALRRILLSSMPGCAVTEVEIDGVLHEYSTKEGVQEDILEILLNLKGLAVRVQGKDEVILTLNKSGIGPVTAADITHDGDVEIVKPQHVICHLTDENAAISMRIKVQRGRGYVPASARIHSEEDERPIGRLLVDACYSPVERIAYNVEAARVEQRTDLDKLVIEMETNGTIDPEEAIRRAATILAEQLEAFVDLRDVRQPEVKEEKPEFDPILLRPVDDLELTVRSANCLKAEAIHYIGDLVQRTEVELLKTPNLGKKSLTEIKDVLASRGLSLGMRLENWPPASIADE; encoded by the coding sequence ATGCAGGGTTCTGTGACAGAGTTTCTAAAACCGCGCCTGGTAGATATCGAGCAAGTGAGTTCGACGCACGCCAAGGTGACCCTTGAGCCTTTAGAGCGTGGCTTTGGCCATACTCTGGGTAACGCACTGCGCCGTATTCTGCTCTCATCGATGCCGGGTTGCGCGGTGACCGAGGTTGAGATTGATGGTGTACTTCATGAGTACAGCACCAAAGAAGGCGTTCAGGAAGATATCCTTGAAATCCTGCTCAACCTGAAAGGGCTGGCGGTGAGAGTTCAGGGTAAAGATGAAGTTATTCTTACTCTGAATAAATCTGGCATTGGCCCTGTGACTGCAGCCGACATCACCCACGACGGTGATGTTGAAATCGTCAAGCCGCAGCACGTGATCTGCCACCTGACCGATGAGAACGCAGCTATTAGCATGCGTATCAAAGTTCAGCGCGGTCGTGGTTATGTGCCGGCTTCTGCCCGAATTCATTCGGAAGAAGATGAGCGCCCAATCGGCCGTCTGCTGGTCGACGCATGCTACAGCCCTGTAGAGCGTATTGCCTACAATGTTGAAGCAGCGCGTGTAGAACAGCGTACCGACCTGGACAAGCTGGTCATCGAAATGGAAACCAACGGCACAATCGATCCTGAAGAGGCGATTCGTCGTGCGGCAACCATCCTGGCAGAACAACTGGAAGCTTTCGTTGACTTACGTGATGTACGTCAGCCGGAAGTGAAAGAAGAGAAACCAGAATTCGATCCGATCCTGCTGCGCCCTGTTGACGATCTGGAATTGACTGTCCGCTCTGCTAACTGCCTCAAGGCAGAAGCTATCCACTATATCGGTGATCTGGTACAGCGTACCGAGGTTGAGTTGCTGAAAACGCCGAACCTGGGTAAAAAATCTCTTACCGAGATTAAAGACGTGCTGGCTTCACGTGGTCTGTCTCTGGGCATGCGCCTGGAAAACTGGCCACCGGCAAGCATTGCTGACGAGTAA
- the secY gene encoding preprotein translocase subunit SecY — protein MAKQPGLDFQSAKGGFGELKRRLLFVIGALIVFRIGSFIPIPGIDAAVLAKLLEQQRGTIIEMFNMFSGGALSRASIFALGIMPYISASIIIQLLTVVHPALAELKKEGESGRRKISQYTRYGTLVLAIFQSIGIATGLPNMPGMQGLVLNPGFAFYFTAVVSLVTGTMFLMWLGEQITERGIGNGISIIIFAGIVAGLPPAIAHTIEQARQGDLHFLLLLLVAVLVFAVTFFVVFVERGQRRIVVNYAKRQQGRRVYAAQSTHLPLKVNMAGVIPAIFASSIILFPATIASWFGGGTGWNWLTTISLYLQPGQPLYVLLYASAIIFFCFFYTALVFNPRETADNLKKSGAFVPGIRPGEQTAKYIDKVMTRLTLVGALYITFICLIPEFMRDAMKVPFYFGGTSLLIVVVVIMDFMAQVQTLMMSSQYESALKKANLKGYGR, from the coding sequence ATGGCTAAGCAACCGGGATTAGATTTTCAAAGTGCCAAAGGTGGATTTGGCGAGCTGAAACGCAGACTGCTGTTTGTTATCGGCGCGCTGATTGTGTTCCGTATTGGCTCTTTTATTCCGATCCCTGGTATCGATGCCGCTGTACTTGCCAAACTGCTTGAGCAACAGCGAGGCACCATCATTGAAATGTTCAACATGTTCTCTGGTGGTGCTCTCAGCCGTGCTTCTATCTTTGCACTGGGTATTATGCCGTACATTTCGGCATCAATTATTATCCAACTGCTGACGGTCGTTCATCCGGCCCTGGCAGAGCTGAAGAAAGAAGGGGAGTCTGGACGTCGTAAGATTAGCCAGTACACCCGTTACGGCACTCTGGTGCTGGCAATATTCCAGTCGATCGGTATTGCTACCGGTCTTCCGAATATGCCTGGTATGCAGGGCCTGGTGTTAAACCCGGGCTTTGCATTCTATTTCACCGCTGTTGTAAGTCTGGTCACAGGGACGATGTTCCTGATGTGGCTCGGCGAACAGATTACTGAGCGTGGTATCGGTAACGGTATCTCAATCATTATCTTCGCCGGTATTGTTGCGGGTCTCCCGCCAGCCATCGCCCATACTATCGAGCAAGCGCGTCAAGGCGACCTGCACTTCCTCCTGTTGCTGTTGGTTGCAGTATTAGTATTTGCAGTGACGTTCTTTGTTGTCTTCGTTGAACGTGGTCAACGCCGCATTGTGGTGAACTACGCTAAACGTCAGCAGGGTCGTCGTGTCTATGCTGCACAGAGCACACATTTACCGCTGAAAGTGAATATGGCGGGGGTTATCCCGGCTATCTTCGCTTCCAGTATTATTCTGTTCCCGGCAACCATCGCGTCATGGTTCGGGGGCGGTACTGGTTGGAACTGGCTGACAACAATTTCGCTGTATTTGCAGCCTGGGCAACCACTTTATGTGTTACTCTATGCGTCTGCGATCATCTTCTTCTGTTTCTTCTACACGGCGTTGGTCTTCAACCCGCGTGAAACAGCAGATAACCTGAAGAAGTCCGGTGCATTTGTACCAGGAATTCGTCCGGGAGAGCAAACGGCGAAGTATATCGATAAAGTAATGACTCGCCTGACTTTGGTTGGTGCGCTTTATATTACTTTTATCTGCCTGATCCCGGAGTTCATGCGTGATGCAATGAAAGTACCGTTCTACTTCGGTGGGACCTCACTGCTTATCGTTGTTGTCGTGATTATGGACTTTATGGCTCAAGTGCAAACTCTGATGATGTCTAGTCAGTATGAGTCTGCATTGAAGAAGGCGAACCTGAAAGGCTACGGCCGCTAA
- the rpsN gene encoding 30S ribosomal protein S14: MAKQSMKAREVKRVALADKFFAKRAELKAIISDVNASDEDRWNAVLKLQSLPRDSSPSRQRNRCRQTGRPHGYVGKFGLSRIKLREAAMRGEVPGLKKASW, translated from the coding sequence ATGGCTAAGCAATCAATGAAAGCACGCGAAGTAAAGCGCGTAGCTTTAGCTGATAAATTCTTCGCTAAACGCGCTGAACTGAAAGCGATCATTTCTGATGTGAACGCTTCCGACGAAGATCGTTGGAATGCGGTTCTCAAGCTGCAGTCTCTGCCGCGTGATTCCAGCCCGTCTCGTCAGCGTAACCGCTGTCGTCAAACAGGTCGTCCACATGGTTATGTGGGCAAGTTTGGGTTGAGCCGTATCAAACTGCGTGAAGCCGCCATGCGCGGTGAAGTGCCAGGCTTGAAAAAGGCTAGCTGGTAA
- the rpsK gene encoding 30S ribosomal protein S11, producing the protein MAKAPVRARKRVRKQVSDGVAHIHASFNNTIVTITDRQGNALGWATAGGSGFRGSRKSTPFAAQVAAERCAEAVKEYGIKNLEVMVKGPGPGRESTVRALNAAGFRITNITDVTPIPHNGCRPPKKRRV; encoded by the coding sequence ATGGCAAAGGCACCAGTTCGTGCACGTAAACGTGTAAGAAAACAAGTCTCTGACGGCGTGGCTCATATCCATGCTTCTTTCAACAACACCATCGTTACTATTACTGATCGTCAGGGTAACGCATTGGGTTGGGCAACAGCCGGTGGTTCCGGTTTCCGTGGTTCTCGCAAATCCACTCCGTTCGCAGCTCAGGTTGCAGCAGAGCGTTGCGCTGAAGCCGTAAAAGAATACGGCATCAAGAATCTGGAAGTTATGGTTAAAGGTCCGGGTCCGGGTCGTGAATCTACTGTTCGCGCTCTGAACGCCGCTGGTTTCCGCATCACTAATATTACTGATGTGACTCCGATCCCTCATAACGGTTGTCGTCCGCCGAAAAAACGTCGCGTATAA
- the rplN gene encoding 50S ribosomal protein L14, whose product MIQEQTMLNVADNSGARRVMCIKVLGGSHRRYAGVGDIIKITIKEAIPRGKVKKGDVLKAVVVRTRKGVRRPDGSVIRFDGNACVILNNNSEQPIGTRIFGPVTRELRTEKFMKIISLAPEVL is encoded by the coding sequence ATGATCCAAGAACAGACTATGCTGAACGTCGCCGACAACTCCGGTGCACGTCGCGTAATGTGTATCAAGGTTCTGGGTGGCTCGCACCGTCGCTACGCAGGCGTAGGCGACATCATCAAGATCACCATCAAGGAAGCAATTCCACGTGGTAAGGTCAAAAAAGGTGATGTGCTGAAAGCGGTAGTGGTGCGCACCAGGAAGGGTGTTCGTCGCCCTGACGGTTCTGTCATTCGCTTCGATGGTAATGCATGCGTTATTTTAAACAATAACAGCGAGCAGCCTATCGGCACGCGTATCTTTGGGCCGGTAACTCGTGAACTTCGTACTGAAAAGTTCATGAAAATTATCTCTCTGGCACCAGAAGTACTCTAA
- the rpsC gene encoding 30S ribosomal protein S3 → MGQKVHPNGIRLGIVKPWNSTWFANTKEFADNLDSDFKVRQYLTKELAKASVSRIVIERPAKSIRVTIHTARPGIVIGKKGEDVEKLRKVVADIAGVPAQINIAEVRKPELDAKLVADSITSQLERRVMFRRAMKRAVQNAMRLGAKGIKVEVSGRLGGAEIARTEWYREGRVPLHTLRADIDYNTSEAHTTYGVIGVKVWIFKGEILGGMAAVEQPEKPAAQPKKQQRKGRK, encoded by the coding sequence ATGGGTCAGAAAGTACATCCTAATGGTATTCGCCTGGGTATTGTAAAACCATGGAACTCTACCTGGTTTGCGAACACCAAAGAATTCGCTGACAACCTGGACAGCGATTTTAAAGTACGTCAGTACCTGACTAAGGAACTGGCTAAAGCGTCTGTATCTCGTATCGTTATCGAGCGTCCAGCTAAGAGCATCCGTGTGACTATTCACACTGCTCGTCCTGGCATCGTTATCGGTAAGAAAGGCGAAGACGTAGAAAAACTGCGCAAGGTCGTAGCGGATATCGCTGGCGTTCCTGCACAGATCAATATCGCTGAAGTTCGTAAGCCTGAACTGGACGCTAAATTGGTTGCTGATAGCATCACTTCACAGCTGGAACGTCGCGTTATGTTCCGTCGTGCTATGAAGCGTGCTGTACAGAACGCAATGCGTCTGGGCGCTAAAGGTATCAAAGTTGAAGTTAGCGGCCGTCTGGGCGGCGCGGAAATCGCACGTACCGAATGGTACCGCGAAGGTCGCGTACCGCTGCACACTCTGCGTGCTGACATTGACTACAACACCTCTGAAGCGCACACCACTTACGGTGTAATCGGCGTTAAGGTATGGATCTTCAAAGGTGAGATCCTGGGTGGTATGGCTGCTGTTGAACAACCGGAAAAACCGGCTGCTCAACCTAAAAAGCAGCAGCGTAAAGGCCGTAAATAA
- the rplE gene encoding 50S ribosomal protein L5 → MAKLHDYYKDEVVSKLMTEFNYNSVMQVPRVEKITLNMGVGEAIADKKLLDNAAADLTAISGQKPLITKARKSVAGFKIRQGYPIGCKVTLRGERMWEFFERLITIAVPRIRDFRGLSAKSFDGRGNYSMGVREQIIFPEIDYDKVDRVRGLDITITTTAKSDEEGRALLAAFDFPFRK, encoded by the coding sequence ATGGCGAAACTGCATGATTACTACAAAGACGAAGTAGTTAGCAAACTCATGACTGAGTTTAACTACAATTCTGTCATGCAAGTCCCTCGGGTCGAGAAGATCACCCTGAACATGGGTGTTGGTGAAGCGATCGCTGACAAGAAACTGCTGGATAACGCAGCAGCTGACCTGACAGCAATCTCCGGTCAAAAACCGCTGATCACCAAAGCACGCAAATCTGTTGCAGGCTTCAAAATCCGTCAGGGCTATCCGATCGGCTGTAAAGTAACTCTGCGTGGCGAACGCATGTGGGAGTTCTTTGAGCGCCTGATCACTATTGCTGTTCCACGTATCCGTGACTTCCGTGGCCTGTCCGCGAAGTCTTTCGACGGTCGTGGTAACTACAGCATGGGTGTCCGTGAGCAGATCATCTTCCCAGAAATCGACTACGATAAAGTCGACCGCGTGCGTGGTTTGGATATTACCATTACCACTACTGCGAAATCTGACGAAGAAGGCCGTGCTCTGCTGGCTGCCTTTGACTTCCCGTTCCGCAAGTAA
- the rpsD gene encoding 30S ribosomal protein S4, which produces MARYLGPKLKLSRREGTDLFLKSGVRAIDTKCKIEQAPGQHGARKPRLSDYGVQLREKQKVRRTYGVLERQFRNYYKEAARLKGNTGENLLALLEGRLDNVVYRMGFGATRAESRQLVSHKAIMVNGRVVNIASYQVKANDVVSIREKAKKQSRVKAALELAEQREKPTWLEVDAGKMEGTFKRQPERSDLSADINEHLIVELYSK; this is translated from the coding sequence ATGGCAAGATATTTGGGTCCTAAGCTCAAGCTGAGCCGTCGTGAGGGCACCGACTTATTCCTTAAGTCTGGCGTTCGCGCGATCGATACCAAGTGTAAAATTGAACAAGCTCCTGGCCAGCACGGTGCGCGTAAACCGCGTCTGTCTGACTATGGTGTGCAGTTGCGTGAAAAGCAAAAAGTTCGCCGTACCTACGGTGTGCTGGAGCGTCAGTTCCGTAACTACTATAAAGAAGCAGCACGTCTGAAAGGCAACACAGGTGAAAACCTGCTGGCTCTGCTGGAAGGTCGTCTGGACAACGTTGTATACCGTATGGGCTTCGGCGCTACTCGTGCTGAATCACGTCAGCTGGTTAGCCACAAAGCAATCATGGTAAACGGTCGTGTTGTTAACATCGCTTCTTATCAGGTTAAAGCGAATGACGTTGTTAGCATTCGTGAGAAAGCGAAAAAGCAATCTCGCGTGAAGGCCGCTCTGGAGCTGGCTGAGCAGCGTGAAAAGCCAACCTGGCTGGAAGTTGATGCTGGCAAGATGGAAGGTACGTTCAAGCGTCAGCCAGAACGTTCTGATCTGTCTGCGGACATTAACGAACACCTGATCGTCGAGCTTTACTCCAAGTAA
- the rpmC gene encoding 50S ribosomal protein L29, with the protein MKAKELREKSVEELNAELLNLLREQFNLRMQAASGQLQQTHLLKQVRRNVARVKTLLTQKAGA; encoded by the coding sequence ATGAAAGCAAAAGAGCTGCGTGAAAAAAGCGTTGAAGAGCTGAACGCTGAGCTGCTGAACCTGCTGCGTGAGCAGTTCAACCTGCGTATGCAGGCTGCAAGTGGCCAGCTGCAACAGACTCACCTGCTGAAGCAAGTGCGTCGCAATGTTGCACGCGTTAAGACTTTACTGACTCAGAAGGCGGGTGCGTAA
- the rpsE gene encoding 30S ribosomal protein S5 — translation MAHIEKQAGELQEKLIAVNRVSKTVKGGRIFSFTALTVVGDGNGRVGFGYGKAREVPAAIQKAMEKARRNMINVALNNGTLQHPVKGVHTGSRVFMQPASEGTGIIAGGAMRAVLEVAGVHNVLAKAYGSTNPINVVRATIDGLENMNSPEMVAAKRGKSVEEILG, via the coding sequence ATGGCTCACATCGAAAAACAGGCTGGCGAACTGCAGGAAAAGCTGATCGCGGTTAACCGCGTATCTAAAACCGTAAAAGGTGGTCGTATTTTCTCCTTCACAGCTCTGACTGTAGTTGGTGATGGTAACGGTCGCGTTGGTTTTGGTTACGGTAAAGCGCGTGAAGTTCCAGCAGCGATCCAGAAAGCGATGGAAAAAGCCCGTCGCAATATGATTAACGTCGCGCTGAACAACGGCACCCTGCAACACCCAGTTAAAGGTGTTCACACGGGTTCTCGTGTATTCATGCAGCCAGCTTCAGAAGGTACCGGTATCATCGCCGGTGGTGCAATGCGCGCCGTTCTGGAAGTTGCTGGAGTTCATAACGTTCTGGCTAAAGCATATGGTTCCACCAACCCGATCAACGTGGTTCGTGCAACTATTGATGGCCTGGAAAATATGAATTCTCCAGAAATGGTCGCTGCCAAGCGTGGTAAATCCGTTGAAGAAATTCTGGGGTAA
- the rplQ gene encoding 50S ribosomal protein L17, which translates to MRHRKSGRQLNRNSSHRQAMFRNMAGSLVRHEIIKTTLPKAKELRRVVEPLITLAKTDSVANRRLAFARTRDNEIVAKLFNELGPRFASRAGGYTRILKCGFRAGDNAPMAYIELVDRSEKAEAAAE; encoded by the coding sequence ATGCGCCATCGTAAGAGTGGTCGTCAACTGAACCGCAACAGCAGCCATCGCCAGGCTATGTTCCGCAACATGGCAGGTTCACTGGTTCGTCATGAGATCATCAAGACGACCCTGCCTAAAGCGAAAGAGCTGCGTCGCGTAGTTGAGCCGCTGATTACTCTTGCCAAGACTGACAGCGTTGCTAATCGTCGTCTGGCATTCGCCCGTACTCGTGATAACGAGATCGTGGCAAAACTGTTTAACGAACTGGGCCCGCGTTTCGCGAGCCGTGCCGGTGGTTACACTCGTATTCTGAAGTGTGGCTTCCGTGCAGGCGACAACGCGCCGATGGCTTACATCGAGCTGGTTGATCGTTCAGAGAAAGCAGAAGCTGCTGCAGAGTAA